In the genome of Planococcus donghaensis, the window TAGTAGATGCCTTTGAAAACGTATATAATGTTGCGACTACACGTAATATTGACATGCGTTTGGCAGCTTATATGGTCGGCGCTCGTAGAACTGCAGAAGCTTCACGCTTCCGTGGATGGGTTTAAGACACAAACAAACCGTCTGGATTTTTTCCAGGCGGTTTTTTGGATTCAATTTTTTGCAATTTGTTTCGCATAACTTCATAATGAAATTTGAATAGAGGAGGATGATTGGATTGAACGCATTTTCATTTTACAACCCAGTAAAACTTATTTTTGGTAAAGGGCAATTACAAGCTGCTAAAGAAGAATTGCCGAAATACGGTAAAAAAGTATTACTTGTATACGGTGGAGGCAGCATTAAAAAGAATGGCCTCTACGATGAAGTGACTCAAATGTTATCTGAAGCTGGACTTGAAGTTTTTGAATTAGCTGGAGTAGAACCAAATCCGAGAATTTCAACTGCTAAAAAAGGCATTGAAATTTGTAAAACAGAAGGCATTGATGTGTTATTAGCAGTAGGTGGCGGTTCAGTTATTGACTGTACTAAGCTAATTGCTTCTGGCGCAAAGTACGATGGCGATGCATGGGACCTAGTTTCTCGTAAAGCACAGCCGGAAGATGCACTACCTTTTGGAACAGTGTTAACACTCGCTGCAACTGGTTCAGAAATGAATGCAGGATCAGTAATTACGAACGAAGAAACACAAGAGAAGTACGGTTGGGGAAGCCCGTTATCATTCCCGAAATTCTCTATATTAGATCCAACATACACATTGTCTGTACCGGAAAATCATACAGTATACGGAATTGTGGACATGATGTCTCATATTTTTGAACAGTACTTTAATGATGCAACAAGCACACCTGTTCAAGACCGCATGTGTGAAGGTGTCTTAAAAGCAGTAATCGAAACTGCTCCGAAATTGATGGATGATCTTCAAAGCTACGAGCACCGCGAAACAATTATGTTCGCTGGTACAATGGCATTGAACAAATTCCTTGAAATGGGTTACAGAGGAGACTGGGGTTCGCATAACATCGAACACGCCGTATCTGCAGTTTACGACATTCCACATGCTGGCGGATTGGCAATTTTATTCCCGCAATGGATGCGTCATAACGTGAAAGTAAATCCAGCTCGCTTTGCTCAAATGTCCGTTCGTGTCTTTGATGTAAATCCAGAGGGCAAATCAGAAGAAGAAGTGGCTTATGAAGGGATTGATCGCTTGTCAGCGTTCTGGACTTCTTTAGGAGCACCAACTCGCTTGGACTACTACGACATCGACGATTCCAAAATCGATGCGATGGTTGACAAAGCGATGGTTTACGGAGAATTTGGTAACTTTGCAAAACTAAAAGGTGAAGATGTAAAAGAAATTTTACAAGCGTCACTATAAAAAGAAGGCTCAGCGCTTAGCGCTGAGCCTTTTATTAATTTTTATGAAGTTGATCTGGTCGTTTACTTAAATGTTTCCAATGCGTTTCGCCATCATCTGCATCAAGAGAAACAATAACGTCGTCGACACTTGGCTGACTCAAAATGATTTCTGCTAAACGTTCTTGTAAAGCGTCCGCTTGAATAATGTTTAAATGTGG includes:
- a CDS encoding iron-containing alcohol dehydrogenase, encoding MNAFSFYNPVKLIFGKGQLQAAKEELPKYGKKVLLVYGGGSIKKNGLYDEVTQMLSEAGLEVFELAGVEPNPRISTAKKGIEICKTEGIDVLLAVGGGSVIDCTKLIASGAKYDGDAWDLVSRKAQPEDALPFGTVLTLAATGSEMNAGSVITNEETQEKYGWGSPLSFPKFSILDPTYTLSVPENHTVYGIVDMMSHIFEQYFNDATSTPVQDRMCEGVLKAVIETAPKLMDDLQSYEHRETIMFAGTMALNKFLEMGYRGDWGSHNIEHAVSAVYDIPHAGGLAILFPQWMRHNVKVNPARFAQMSVRVFDVNPEGKSEEEVAYEGIDRLSAFWTSLGAPTRLDYYDIDDSKIDAMVDKAMVYGEFGNFAKLKGEDVKEILQASL